Proteins encoded within one genomic window of Leptolyngbyaceae cyanobacterium:
- a CDS encoding GNAT family N-acetyltransferase, with protein MEPKTFVPPRVFIRKPTQEDCQELLSLHQRSKEFHFPWAFPPLSEQECKKYIDRCQNDDFEGLLICHSINNKIIGVANLSQIFYRAFQNAYLGYYVDVDFAGQGLMSEGVRLAIDYAFHTLCLHRVEANIQPENMASINLVTGLGFTKEGFSRRYLQINGEWRDHERWALTVENWL; from the coding sequence ATGGAGCCAAAAACCTTCGTGCCACCTCGCGTTTTTATTAGAAAACCAACTCAAGAAGATTGTCAAGAATTATTATCTCTTCACCAAAGAAGCAAGGAATTTCATTTCCCTTGGGCATTTCCGCCCCTGAGCGAACAGGAGTGCAAAAAATATATCGATCGTTGCCAGAATGATGACTTTGAAGGTTTACTGATTTGCCATTCAATTAATAATAAAATTATTGGAGTTGCCAATTTAAGCCAAATCTTCTATCGAGCGTTTCAAAATGCTTATCTTGGTTATTACGTCGATGTTGATTTTGCAGGTCAGGGATTAATGTCAGAGGGCGTGCGTTTAGCGATCGATTACGCTTTTCATACACTCTGTTTACATCGAGTTGAAGCTAATATTCAACCTGAAAACATGGCATCAATTAATTTAGTCACGGGATTGGGTTTTACGAAAGAGGGTTTTTCTCGACGATACCTACAAATCAATGGAGAATGGCGCGATCATGAACGTTGGGCTTTGACAGTTGAAAATTGGCTATAG
- a CDS encoding 16S rRNA (cytosine(967)-C(5))-methyltransferase — translation MAIALPPTQQNPRQIAFLVLRDIYKGGFADVILDRFLQTSHLKDLDRRFTTELVYGTVRRKRTLDAIIDQLGKKKSHQQPPDLRIILHLGLYQLRYLTNIPPSAAINTTVELAKENKFSGLSGVVNGLLRQYDRLAVDGKDPLILPENAVERLGILSSFPDWIVQLWLEQLGEEETAQLCEWMNETPVIDLRINSLKVTLEEVEKAFKSAGILVRKIPHLPQGLRLIGSTGAMQNLPGFKEGWWVVQDSSAQMVTHLLDPQPWEVIIDTCAAPGGKTTHIAELMGDNGRIWACDRTPSRLKKLKENAQRLNLKSIQICTGDSRHQPQFINSADRVLLDVPCSGLGTLHRHADARWRQTPETVAELAVMQRELLASGASFVKNGGILVYSTCTLHPLENERVIESFLETHPNWQIEPPAPNSPLAPFTMAPGWLKVWPHRHRMDGFFMVRLRKEGDAGVSR, via the coding sequence ATGGCGATCGCACTTCCACCCACCCAGCAAAACCCCCGTCAAATAGCCTTTCTCGTTCTGCGCGACATATACAAAGGCGGTTTCGCGGATGTGATTCTCGATCGCTTTCTGCAAACATCTCACCTAAAAGACCTAGACCGCCGTTTCACCACAGAGTTAGTATACGGTACGGTGAGGAGAAAAAGAACTCTTGACGCAATTATCGACCAATTAGGAAAAAAGAAATCTCATCAACAACCGCCCGATTTGCGGATAATTTTACATTTAGGTTTATATCAGTTACGTTATCTAACTAATATTCCTCCATCTGCTGCCATTAATACTACTGTCGAACTAGCCAAAGAAAACAAATTTTCCGGACTTAGCGGTGTAGTAAATGGTTTATTGCGACAGTACGATCGGTTAGCAGTCGATGGAAAAGACCCTTTAATTTTACCGGAAAATGCCGTTGAAAGATTAGGAATTTTATCTAGTTTTCCCGATTGGATCGTGCAACTTTGGCTAGAACAATTGGGAGAAGAAGAAACAGCGCAATTGTGCGAATGGATGAATGAAACGCCAGTAATTGATTTGCGAATCAATTCTCTAAAAGTAACCCTAGAAGAAGTAGAAAAGGCGTTCAAATCAGCGGGTATTTTAGTGAGGAAAATTCCTCATTTACCGCAAGGATTGAGGTTAATTGGCAGTACTGGTGCAATGCAAAATTTACCTGGTTTTAAAGAGGGATGGTGGGTAGTGCAGGATAGCAGCGCTCAAATGGTAACCCATTTACTCGATCCGCAACCGTGGGAAGTGATAATTGATACTTGTGCGGCACCGGGAGGAAAAACAACGCACATTGCTGAATTGATGGGGGATAATGGTCGGATATGGGCTTGCGATCGCACTCCTTCCCGTCTCAAAAAGTTAAAAGAAAATGCCCAACGCTTGAATTTAAAATCTATTCAAATCTGCACTGGCGATAGTCGCCACCAACCGCAGTTTATCAATTCTGCGGACAGAGTATTACTCGACGTGCCATGTTCGGGATTGGGAACTTTGCACCGCCATGCGGATGCGCGTTGGCGACAAACTCCGGAAACGGTGGCGGAACTAGCGGTGATGCAACGGGAATTGTTAGCATCAGGTGCGTCTTTTGTCAAGAATGGTGGCATTTTGGTTTATTCAACTTGTACGCTACATCCGTTAGAGAATGAAAGAGTAATCGAATCTTTTTTGGAGACGCATCCGAATTGGCAAATTGAACCGCCAGCACCTAATTCGCCCTTAGCACCCTTTACAATGGCTCCTGGATGGCTAAAAGTTTGGCCGCACCGACATCGAATGGATGGTTTTTTTATGGTGCGGTTGAGGAAAGAAGGGGATGCGGGGGTGAGTAGGTAA
- a CDS encoding penicillin-binding protein 1A: MTKFIPKLKQISTKFSGFETELEPVSDKDSQPIELEPPFTNEAGNHQSDRISQTLPSDRQPENHPTPETVTYNLEDLGEEEEEDKESFPPVPPAWEASPSNPPNGQHTTAKPSVGKKTSVLVPTTNLLAGFKQVSGKTKQDLQGFARKVLSSPWLDPKNPLYRTRKFWVGVGLGVGVGGTAIGIGATWWSLERSLPDPNYVFSFVRDGTLTIKALDGSILQQIGPATREKYDLQQMPPQLVQAFIAAEDHRFYQHKGVDYQGVARAFATNLMARNVVEGGSTITQQLARIVFLTPERTLGRKLQEMMLAQKMEQKMSKQQILERYLNLVYLGEGAYGVADAAWVYYSKSLQDLTLPEIATIVGVTPAPSIFSPLKNLEGAQERRNIVLNRMQQAGFITPEQAKAAAATPIALQPAPPKRLSTEAEYFTAYIQQELPKYVSPDAIEAGGLTVETSLNRDWQSAAETAVREIVKEYGPGQRFGQGALVAIDPRNGEVKALVGGTDFDRTKFNRATQAQRQPGSTFKGFLYATAIAGGFSPYRGYLDAPLTVDGYTPKNFDGENNGWISIRDALAKSVNVVAVRVLLDVGFQPTIDIARKMGIKSELKPTYSLALGASEVNLLELTSAYGTLATNGVHTEPHGIRRVLDRRGNVLYQANFKSQPAIDADTSSIVTWMLQEVVKGGTGRAAYLPDRPVAGKTGTSDQARDLWFIGYIPQMVTGVWLGNDDNTPTWGASSTAARTWHKFMVKAVEGMPVEKFSERPQKLEGRKATLALQPIKPGKVYSPKVATSRSNRDDDDDRNSRTVRSVRRQENVTSTATRRARSQSDSNSIAPSARRQTASARTVVRTRRRYSQAAVNTDNTSSSSPRRTSSRSIRRRYSTSTNSASTPPVQQPRRRRYSNSNNNAQAQSSPPTQRRSRTQQYSSRSASQPTRRSSVQTATRRQRYNSTPKPSTSTAQTSRRSVRSRSTRSSQPAPAASRQLPSLAKPQPAAAPPTIELNTHR, translated from the coding sequence GTGACAAAATTTATTCCCAAACTCAAACAAATTTCTACCAAGTTCAGCGGTTTTGAAACTGAACTAGAACCAGTATCGGACAAAGATTCCCAGCCGATCGAACTGGAACCTCCTTTTACGAACGAAGCTGGCAATCATCAAAGCGATCGCATTTCCCAGACATTACCTTCCGATCGGCAGCCAGAAAACCACCCTACCCCGGAAACCGTGACTTACAACCTCGAGGATCTCGGAGAAGAAGAAGAAGAAGACAAAGAATCCTTTCCCCCCGTACCCCCCGCTTGGGAAGCTTCTCCTAGCAACCCTCCAAATGGTCAACATACCACAGCTAAACCTAGCGTTGGAAAAAAAACCAGCGTTTTAGTGCCAACCACTAATCTGCTAGCCGGATTTAAGCAAGTTTCCGGCAAAACCAAGCAAGACCTCCAAGGATTCGCTCGCAAAGTACTAAGCTCACCTTGGCTAGACCCCAAAAACCCCCTGTATCGCACTCGTAAGTTTTGGGTGGGGGTTGGTTTGGGGGTGGGAGTAGGGGGAACCGCGATCGGCATCGGGGCAACTTGGTGGTCGTTAGAGCGCAGCTTGCCCGATCCTAACTACGTTTTTAGCTTTGTACGGGACGGAACTCTCACCATCAAAGCCCTGGACGGTTCGATTTTGCAACAAATCGGGCCGGCCACTCGCGAAAAATACGACCTCCAACAAATGCCTCCCCAGCTAGTACAAGCTTTTATCGCCGCCGAGGATCACCGCTTCTACCAACATAAGGGAGTTGATTATCAAGGGGTAGCCAGAGCTTTCGCTACCAACCTGATGGCTAGAAACGTGGTGGAAGGCGGCAGTACGATCACTCAACAATTGGCAAGAATAGTCTTCCTCACCCCAGAACGTACCTTGGGGCGCAAACTTCAAGAAATGATGCTGGCTCAAAAAATGGAACAAAAAATGAGCAAACAGCAAATCTTGGAGCGTTATTTGAATTTGGTATATCTAGGGGAAGGTGCCTATGGAGTGGCAGATGCCGCTTGGGTTTACTACAGCAAATCCCTCCAAGACTTAACCTTACCGGAAATAGCCACCATTGTCGGCGTCACGCCCGCCCCCAGCATCTTTTCGCCCCTCAAAAATCTCGAAGGTGCCCAAGAGCGACGCAATATCGTATTGAATCGGATGCAGCAAGCTGGCTTTATCACTCCAGAACAAGCCAAAGCAGCCGCAGCAACGCCGATCGCCCTGCAACCCGCCCCGCCCAAACGACTTTCGACGGAAGCAGAGTATTTTACTGCCTACATCCAACAAGAATTACCCAAATACGTTTCGCCAGATGCGATCGAAGCTGGTGGCTTGACGGTAGAAACCTCCCTCAACCGAGATTGGCAAAGTGCTGCCGAAACCGCAGTACGAGAAATCGTCAAAGAATATGGCCCCGGACAGCGGTTCGGTCAAGGCGCTTTAGTCGCGATCGACCCCCGCAATGGGGAAGTAAAAGCATTGGTGGGGGGAACGGATTTCGATCGCACTAAATTCAATCGCGCTACTCAAGCTCAACGTCAACCAGGGTCTACCTTCAAAGGGTTTTTGTATGCGACGGCTATCGCAGGCGGCTTTTCTCCCTACCGAGGTTACTTAGACGCCCCCTTAACCGTAGATGGCTATACCCCCAAAAACTTCGACGGCGAAAACAACGGCTGGATCTCGATCCGCGACGCCCTCGCCAAATCCGTGAACGTAGTGGCCGTGAGAGTTTTACTCGACGTGGGATTTCAACCCACGATCGATATCGCCCGGAAAATGGGCATCAAATCCGAATTAAAACCCACCTATTCCCTCGCATTGGGCGCTTCTGAAGTCAACTTACTCGAACTGACCAGCGCTTACGGCACTCTGGCAACCAATGGCGTCCATACAGAACCTCACGGCATTCGCCGCGTCCTCGACCGACGCGGAAACGTCCTCTACCAAGCTAACTTCAAATCCCAACCAGCCATCGACGCCGACACATCCTCGATCGTGACTTGGATGTTACAAGAAGTAGTCAAAGGCGGTACCGGTCGCGCCGCTTACTTACCAGACCGACCGGTGGCAGGCAAAACAGGTACTTCCGACCAAGCACGGGATCTCTGGTTTATCGGCTATATCCCTCAAATGGTCACCGGCGTTTGGTTGGGTAACGATGATAACACTCCCACTTGGGGAGCGAGCAGCACCGCCGCTCGGACTTGGCATAAATTTATGGTGAAAGCGGTAGAGGGAATGCCCGTAGAGAAGTTTTCAGAACGACCCCAAAAGCTGGAAGGTCGCAAAGCCACTCTCGCCCTCCAACCAATTAAACCAGGAAAAGTTTATTCTCCTAAAGTTGCCACATCTAGAAGTAACAGAGATGATGATGACGATCGCAATTCTCGCACGGTGCGATCGGTTCGCAGACAAGAAAATGTTACCTCGACCGCCACTCGTCGCGCCCGCTCGCAAAGCGATAGCAATTCGATCGCCCCTTCTGCTCGACGCCAAACAGCATCGGCTAGAACTGTAGTACGCACCAGACGCCGCTATAGCCAAGCCGCAGTTAACACGGATAACACTTCATCTTCATCACCCCGCCGCACTTCCTCTCGAAGCATCCGTCGGCGTTACTCTACTTCCACTAACTCCGCATCAACACCGCCAGTTCAACAGCCTCGTCGTCGGCGCTATTCCAATAGTAATAACAACGCTCAAGCACAATCATCGCCTCCGACGCAGCGCCGTTCTAGAACACAACAGTATAGCTCTCGGTCTGCTTCACAGCCAACTCGTCGTTCCTCAGTACAGACAGCCACTCGCAGACAGCGTTATAACAGCACCCCTAAACCCTCAACTTCTACCGCCCAAACCTCCCGGCGTTCAGTCCGCAGTAGGAGTACTAGGTCTTCTCAGCCAGCACCAGCAGCATCACGGCAATTACCATCTCTTGCCAAACCCCAACCCGCTGCTGCTCCACCTACCATTGAATTAAATACTCACAGGTAA
- the cysE gene encoding serine O-acetyltransferase, whose translation MLNALITDFRIIFDRDPAARNWLEVLFCYPGLQALLFHRFAHWLYVLGIPFIPRLISHLARFLTGIEIHPGAAIGKGVFIDHGMGVVIGETAIVGDYALIYQGVTLGGTGKESGKRHPTLGENVVVGAGAKVLGNIQIGNNVRIGAGSVVLRDVPSDCTVVGIPGRIVYRSGVRVSPLEHGSLPDSEAEVIRLLVDRIETLEQQLQQLQGQVSSLPSRVPVGVFAEIDCSDRLVPSCRIKDKTIQEFLDGAGI comes from the coding sequence GTGCTAAACGCCCTCATAACAGATTTCCGCATTATCTTCGACCGCGACCCGGCTGCTCGCAACTGGTTGGAAGTATTATTTTGCTATCCAGGCTTGCAAGCACTGCTGTTCCATCGCTTCGCCCATTGGCTATACGTATTGGGAATTCCCTTCATTCCCCGCTTGATTTCCCATCTAGCCAGATTTTTAACAGGTATTGAAATACACCCCGGTGCTGCGATCGGCAAAGGAGTTTTCATCGATCACGGAATGGGAGTAGTAATTGGAGAAACCGCGATCGTCGGAGATTACGCTCTCATCTACCAAGGTGTTACTCTGGGTGGTACTGGCAAAGAAAGCGGCAAGCGTCACCCAACTTTAGGAGAAAATGTCGTAGTCGGCGCTGGTGCAAAAGTACTCGGCAATATCCAAATCGGCAACAACGTTCGGATTGGTGCAGGTTCTGTAGTATTGCGCGATGTCCCTTCCGATTGTACCGTTGTTGGCATACCCGGTAGAATCGTCTATCGTTCCGGAGTGCGAGTAAGTCCCCTCGAACACGGCAGTTTGCCAGACTCGGAAGCAGAAGTAATTCGCCTGTTAGTCGATCGCATCGAAACACTAGAACAACAACTACAACAACTGCAAGGTCAAGTCTCTTCCCTACCTTCTCGCGTTCCAGTTGGCGTATTCGCAGAAATTGATTGTAGCGATCGCCTCGTCCCGAGTTGTCGCATCAAAGATAAAACCATTCAAGAATTCTTAGACGGCGCTGGTATTTAA
- a CDS encoding YwiC-like family protein: protein MNIDEQLSEQSCRKPNQQAWYRPIFSPEHGVYVMLLISFLTGTAAAQQWNWATTLALICAFCGFQAEHPWILQIKQRKSFKPRFWVWGGFYSAIAGAIAFYLYWRQDNLLSPLLWIYLGAIAAVIIDGISVFYREQKSIINELITFAAICLSAPFAYVVTTGTISTTVLGLWLLNSLFFSSAIFTVKFRKDKSHAVTPSLIYHAIASLLVAGLWLIGWLSLITAVAFSVVLIKFGIILWQRDWYCTTKIQFVAMLETGTALLFLFIAAVSLLPAHLS, encoded by the coding sequence ATGAATATAGATGAACAATTGTCTGAGCAATCGTGCCGTAAACCTAACCAACAAGCTTGGTATCGCCCCATTTTCTCTCCAGAACATGGGGTATATGTGATGTTATTGATTTCCTTTTTAACGGGAACCGCCGCCGCGCAACAATGGAATTGGGCTACAACTCTAGCACTTATTTGTGCGTTCTGTGGATTCCAGGCAGAACATCCTTGGATATTGCAAATTAAACAACGAAAAAGTTTTAAGCCAAGGTTTTGGGTATGGGGTGGTTTCTATTCAGCAATAGCAGGAGCGATCGCATTTTACCTATATTGGAGACAAGATAATTTATTATCACCCTTGCTATGGATTTATTTAGGAGCGATCGCAGCCGTTATCATTGATGGGATTTCGGTATTTTATCGGGAACAAAAATCAATTATCAATGAGTTGATTACTTTTGCGGCTATATGTTTATCGGCTCCGTTTGCTTATGTTGTAACGACTGGAACGATCTCAACAACCGTGCTGGGATTGTGGCTTTTAAATAGCTTGTTTTTTTCCAGCGCTATTTTTACCGTCAAGTTTCGCAAAGACAAAAGCCATGCGGTAACGCCAAGTTTGATTTATCATGCGATCGCATCTTTGCTAGTTGCCGGACTTTGGTTAATTGGCTGGTTATCACTGATTACAGCCGTTGCTTTTAGTGTTGTTTTAATTAAATTTGGGATTATTCTTTGGCAGCGAGATTGGTACTGCACTACTAAGATTCAATTTGTTGCGATGTTGGAAACTGGAACGGCTCTATTGTTTTTGTTCATTGCGGCTGTGTCATTGCTTCCAGCGCATTTGTCATAA
- a CDS encoding alpha/beta hydrolase, which translates to MHSTTIATQNGSIHILEADAPVTVTESKLLPVVFVHGMACSADIWDAQLAYTGRTRRAIAIDLRGHGTSTPPADDDYSPTSCAADLFAVLEALKLDRIVLVGHSFGACVVLAAAAAQPNSIAQLILVDPPIDCTQLPPEVYDAQIAPMQAALATDDWRKTLENSFRNALIGGTPATHDRILARLAATPKDRLLGTSRELFTFKAVEALDRYLATPGTRAHAILAPSNNFPFSLHVLRPALTTITLPDTGHWLMLDAPEQFATALDTCLAVI; encoded by the coding sequence ATGCACTCAACGACTATCGCGACTCAAAACGGTAGCATTCATATTCTGGAAGCCGATGCACCTGTTACCGTTACGGAATCCAAGCTGCTGCCAGTAGTATTCGTACATGGAATGGCGTGTTCTGCGGATATCTGGGATGCACAATTGGCTTATACCGGTCGTACTCGACGCGCGATCGCAATTGATTTACGGGGACACGGAACTTCTACGCCACCTGCGGACGATGACTATTCTCCCACCTCCTGTGCAGCCGATCTGTTCGCTGTATTGGAAGCTCTCAAACTCGATCGGATTGTCCTCGTCGGACACAGTTTTGGTGCTTGCGTCGTTCTCGCTGCGGCTGCTGCTCAACCGAATTCGATCGCGCAATTAATACTAGTCGATCCACCAATCGACTGCACCCAACTTCCCCCAGAAGTTTATGATGCACAAATCGCTCCCATGCAAGCGGCACTAGCAACCGACGACTGGCGCAAGACTCTGGAAAACTCTTTCCGCAACGCACTGATAGGGGGTACGCCAGCAACGCACGATCGAATTCTCGCCCGTCTTGCCGCCACCCCAAAAGATCGCCTGCTGGGAACCTCTCGCGAGTTGTTCACCTTTAAAGCTGTGGAAGCGCTCGATCGCTATCTCGCAACACCTGGGACACGCGCTCACGCAATTCTTGCACCGTCGAATAACTTCCCATTCAGCCTTCATGTCCTCCGCCCTGCACTAACCACAATTACGCTACCAGATACCGGACACTGGCTGATGCTCGATGCACCTGAGCAATTTGCTACAGCACTCGATACCTGCCTAGCGGTTATCTAA
- a CDS encoding Coenzyme F420 hydrogenase/dehydrogenase, beta subunit C-terminal domain, which produces MTISVDSPKHKKAKALKPGSRRPAKELCSECGLCDTYYVHYVKDACAFINQQIAELEEETHGRSRDLDNADDLYFGVNQTMMAARKIQPIPGAQWTGIVSTIAIEMLNRGIVEGVVCVQNTKEDRFQPMPIIARTPEEILAAKVNKPTLSPNLSVLEQIEQSGMKKLLVIGVGCQIQALRAVEKQLGLEKLYVLGTPCVDNVSRAGLQKFLETTSRSPETVVYYEFMQDFQVHFKHEDGSIEKVPFFGLNTKELKDVFAPSCMSCFDYVNSLADLVVGYMGAPFGWQWIVVRNDTGREMLELVKDQLETQPVTSSGDRKNAVQQSIPAYDKAVTLPMWAAKLMGVVIEKIGPKGLEYARFSIDSHFTRNYLYVKRHHPEKLESHVPEYAKKIVSQYKLPNS; this is translated from the coding sequence ATGACTATCTCAGTTGACTCCCCCAAGCACAAAAAAGCCAAAGCCCTCAAACCGGGTAGCCGCCGCCCCGCCAAAGAACTGTGCAGCGAATGCGGACTTTGCGATACATATTACGTGCATTATGTCAAGGACGCTTGCGCTTTCATCAATCAGCAGATAGCCGAATTGGAAGAAGAAACTCACGGGCGTAGTCGGGATCTCGATAATGCCGATGATTTATATTTTGGCGTCAATCAAACCATGATGGCAGCGCGGAAAATTCAACCAATTCCGGGGGCCCAGTGGACGGGGATCGTGAGTACGATCGCGATCGAAATGCTCAACCGTGGCATAGTCGAAGGCGTTGTTTGCGTCCAAAATACCAAAGAAGACCGCTTTCAACCAATGCCAATTATCGCCCGTACCCCAGAAGAAATACTCGCCGCTAAAGTCAACAAACCAACCTTATCACCTAACCTTTCCGTGCTAGAACAAATCGAACAATCTGGCATGAAAAAACTATTAGTAATTGGCGTTGGTTGTCAAATTCAAGCATTAAGAGCAGTCGAAAAACAACTAGGCTTAGAAAAGCTCTACGTTTTAGGTACTCCCTGTGTAGATAACGTCTCTCGTGCTGGCTTACAAAAATTCTTAGAAACCACCAGCCGTTCTCCTGAAACAGTCGTCTATTACGAATTTATGCAAGACTTTCAGGTACATTTTAAACACGAAGATGGTTCAATCGAAAAAGTACCGTTTTTTGGGTTAAATACCAAAGAACTAAAAGATGTATTTGCTCCTTCCTGCATGAGTTGTTTTGATTACGTCAATTCACTAGCAGATTTAGTCGTCGGCTACATGGGCGCCCCCTTTGGTTGGCAGTGGATTGTCGTCAGAAACGACACTGGTCGAGAAATGCTAGAATTAGTAAAAGACCAGTTAGAAACCCAACCCGTAACCTCATCTGGCGATCGCAAAAACGCCGTTCAGCAAAGCATTCCCGCCTACGATAAAGCCGTGACTCTTCCCATGTGGGCAGCCAAATTAATGGGCGTAGTAATTGAAAAAATCGGCCCGAAAGGTTTGGAGTACGCCCGTTTTTCCATTGATTCCCACTTCACTCGCAATTATTTATACGTGAAGCGCCATCACCCAGAAAAATTAGAGTCTCACGTTCCCGAATATGCTAAGAAAATTGTAAGCCAGTATAAATTACCAAATTCCTAA
- a CDS encoding TerB family tellurite resistance protein produces MDVKKLVKILIGAAWIDGKIQPEEREYLHRVAKEKGIEDDPEIKPLLYELRSVSPDECYRWVEEYLGEHPTSEECQNLIEAISALIYSDGNVANEEAKLLSRLQQLDPANESPQTMKTRVLGEIQKLYRRWVDVQN; encoded by the coding sequence ATGGATGTGAAAAAGTTGGTAAAAATTCTGATTGGTGCTGCCTGGATTGATGGGAAAATTCAGCCAGAAGAAAGAGAATATCTGCATCGAGTAGCAAAAGAAAAGGGTATTGAAGACGATCCGGAAATCAAGCCTTTGCTGTATGAATTGCGGTCGGTATCGCCAGATGAGTGCTATCGTTGGGTGGAAGAATATTTAGGGGAACACCCTACTTCGGAAGAGTGCCAAAACTTGATCGAAGCCATCAGCGCTTTAATCTATAGCGATGGCAACGTAGCGAATGAAGAAGCTAAACTTTTATCGCGGTTGCAGCAACTCGATCCAGCCAATGAATCTCCTCAAACAATGAAAACTCGCGTGTTGGGAGAAATTCAAAAGCTTTATCGCCGATGGGTTGATGTCCAAAATTAG
- a CDS encoding Rpn family recombination-promoting nuclease/putative transposase: protein MRRDSIFYQLFQQSPQILFELLEDPPANAQNYRFDSVAVKEPKFEIDGVFLPPESETPGVVYFCEVQFQKDELLYERLFGESFLYFYRNRDRFSDWQAVVIYPSRTTEQSQTHPYEDLLNGDRVHRVYLNELGEMAQLPLGVALMVLTTLQENQAAIEARNLLARSQQELPPETSRAILEMVTTIMVYKFINLSRQEVEAMLGITLEQTRVYQEAREDEAKSIVLRLLPRRVGEVPEPIKVQIDALSITQLESLLEALLDFSNLSDLERWLAEQGQ from the coding sequence ATGCGGCGAGATTCCATCTTTTACCAATTATTTCAACAATCGCCACAAATATTATTTGAGCTACTGGAAGATCCTCCAGCCAATGCTCAAAACTATCGGTTTGATTCCGTTGCTGTTAAAGAACCCAAATTTGAAATCGACGGGGTTTTTCTACCACCAGAATCGGAAACACCGGGAGTTGTTTATTTTTGCGAAGTCCAATTTCAAAAAGATGAACTACTTTACGAGCGATTATTTGGGGAATCTTTTTTATATTTTTATCGCAATCGCGATCGGTTTAGTGATTGGCAGGCGGTAGTTATTTATCCATCCCGAACGACAGAGCAAAGTCAAACCCATCCTTATGAAGATTTACTAAATGGCGATCGCGTTCATCGAGTATATCTCAATGAATTGGGCGAAATGGCTCAATTGCCCTTGGGGGTGGCGTTAATGGTACTGACAACCCTTCAGGAAAATCAGGCTGCGATCGAAGCTAGAAACTTGTTGGCGCGATCGCAACAGGAGTTACCCCCAGAAACGAGCCGTGCCATCCTAGAGATGGTAACGACAATAATGGTGTATAAGTTCATCAATTTAAGTCGGCAAGAGGTGGAAGCAATGCTAGGAATTACCCTTGAGCAAACACGGGTGTACCAGGAGGCTAGAGAAGATGAAGCGAAATCGATCGTCCTGCGGCTTCTACCCCGAAGAGTGGGAGAAGTACCTGAGCCAATCAAAGTACAAATTGATGCCCTATCTATTACTCAGTTGGAATCGTTGTTAGAGGCTTTGTTGGATTTTTCTAATCTGTCTGATTTAGAGAGATGGTTGGCGGAGCAGGGACAATAG
- a CDS encoding SRPBCC family protein: MLNYFHKNYRPFIAFTSAIALSLFVPLAVQALPQSGNFLTRLTPQEQTTLKAGDILLTGKNGHYTGHVLITAPIDTTWNVLIDYDNFKNFLPGVVSSRILENHGNQTIFEQVNQIKILLFTHTSRLVFTVFKQYPKQIDFELKEGEIKSLKGFWKLEPIALNQVLIAQDVTFDPGTSVTRDLAFTIYRNALAESLKAIKQETERRVAQR; the protein is encoded by the coding sequence GTGCTGAATTATTTTCACAAAAATTATCGTCCCTTCATTGCTTTTACCTCAGCGATCGCGCTTAGTCTATTTGTGCCATTAGCGGTGCAAGCTCTGCCACAATCTGGCAATTTTCTCACTCGCTTAACACCCCAAGAACAAACCACCTTAAAAGCCGGAGATATCCTATTAACAGGTAAGAATGGTCACTACACCGGACACGTTTTGATTACAGCCCCCATCGACACTACATGGAATGTCTTGATAGATTATGACAACTTCAAGAATTTTCTTCCTGGTGTGGTATCCAGTCGGATTTTAGAAAACCACGGCAACCAAACGATATTTGAGCAAGTAAATCAGATTAAAATACTGCTATTTACCCACACTAGTCGATTAGTCTTTACAGTTTTCAAGCAATATCCTAAACAAATTGATTTTGAATTAAAGGAAGGGGAAATTAAATCTCTCAAGGGTTTTTGGAAATTAGAACCCATTGCACTCAATCAAGTCTTGATCGCCCAAGATGTCACTTTCGATCCGGGTACTTCAGTAACGCGCGATCTGGCATTTACAATTTACAGAAATGCCTTAGCTGAGTCGTTGAAAGCAATTAAACAAGAAACAGAAAGACGAGTTGCCCAGCGATAG